ACCCACAAGTATATAATAATCAGAGTAGGATCTTAGGAAATGCTTAGCAAGGTTTTACGACCcccgccccgcaacgcgggggtTAAACACTAGTATTTATTAATTTCAAATATAGTGAGCAATAGTATACTTATGAAGTTTTAGGTTTCTGCCACTAacttttacattttttatttttattattttaattattatatcatattagtgttataatattttattataactACTATTTAGCATTTTCTTTTTGCTTATAACTTTTAAGATAAGAGGTTATATAAAATTTTGAGTATGTCATTGCGATATGCATATTTTTATCCATGTCTACATTAAAATTTTGCTCAAAACCAGTAAAATACTTTTTCGTATCGTAAGTGGTAGCGAGTGTCGATGTCTTATCGGTATAGTAACGAAACAAAATTATTCCAATAGAACAATTTTCACACCGATATTGAAATTTCGGAGTTGGTACcggtatttttttttcttttataatcgATGTAAAAGACGtgacaatatttttttttttgggtatataAAGACTTTATTTTTTCGGTTTTTATTTGTTGCTATAGCAAGTGTCGATACCATAACGGACCGATACCGATGCCAACCAAATTTCCACCGCGTAGTGCGGGGAAATCCCACTAGTtattattattccatatataaattagcaacttATATATATGCATCATGACTTGTACATTTTGCTTTGggcatttttcaaaaaaaaaaaagagttaattttttacttttaactcaaagctttttaccttttgtaattttaaccctacataatttgttttttagctttaatccaaaacttttcattatttgcaatttaacttcacaacttttgtcatttaTACTTTTtgtctttcgcaaattttcgttttacgtatagttctaaatttttcgagttaatatgacgcaacgtgcatgtgtggttcaacgtttttacctctatttttccatgtttgacaggttcgtcgcaacacgcatatcctaggtcgagtcagtgttggtggtcgatgacggttgtgtgacattagtactatttgacaccgttttacgccccgccgcaacgcggggtgtgctttggggggttttcaaagaaaaaatggttatgcatatggttgtcgtagcGTTGGTTttggggttttccaaaaaaaatgtttttttttttttttacttttcacccaaaagtatttcataaattacttttaactcaaaactatttgttttttacttttaacgcaaaactttttatcttttacaatctatcctcataacttttttactttcaactttggttctTTATAGTTTTCGTTTTctgcaaatttttcgctttatgcttggtcctaaattttgtgacttaacataTCGCAACATGCGTCTTtgatttaacgtttttacgtttcgttctaaattttgcgagttaacacgacgcaacgtgcgtgtgtgggtgaacgtttttacatcgtctattttttccccgtttgacaggttcaacgtgcgagtcctagatcgacttagttataactaaagaatccccgccgcaatccgccgcattgcggcgggtcgcaatcctagtttATAAAATTAATATGTTCATACCCTTATCTTTTTTACTTCTTCACACATGTCACCTCAATGGGATTAAACACTTAAATACTTGAcaaatgattaaaaaaataaattatgattttattgtctttactattttttataataAAGAGTAAAgtagtcttttttttttcttaaaatgtATATTATCATGACAAAAATTTCTTAATTAAACATTCAGTTTTCAATTAACATTTTTGTGCGTACGAAAAAAAGACAATGTCTTTGTGAAACACCAACTTTGACCTTCATCTTTTATTACTTCATAACTTCACACCTTATCTTCTCCAacatttcaatttttttaaattatttttacgaCTTTACACCGCAACTCACACGTTATATtcttatttatatactattaaagAGAAAGGTCGGTGGAGACCTTTCTCTTTTAACCTTcaagtttttgactttttcattttttttccttCAAAATTTTGAACCAACAAAAAAGGCCCTTACACTTTCAAGTTTTTTCCACTTTACGCCCTTAATTTTTTGACATTAAACACTATTAACCCCTATCATTAAGTAAGTTGCACATTCATTTCTAACTTTTAGTAATTGACAACTTTGACCTTCTTAAccttttctacttaataacttgacAACTCCttttgtttaaattacttttacgactttacaccgCAACAAGGACAAATTATTATACTTTTTTATCTATGTATATAATCTTAAAGACAAAGGTCGGTGGAGGACCTTTGTCTTTAAGTCCTCAACTTTTACAAAAATACACACTTAGCCCCTATACATTTATCTCCTTTCAATTTTCATATATTACAATTCTAATCCTAAAATTTTTACTTTTTAACCCCTATACTTTTAGTTCTTTCAATTCACACTCTCAAACTAGGTAACTTAAACATTCAATTTTAACTTTTGGTAATTGACAATTTTGATCTGCCAGCttttttctacttaataacttaACGTCTCATTTTATTTGAATTGCTTTTACGACTTTAGACCATAACGTCCCACATTAGTATACtttttttatctatgtctaaCCATATGAAtgtctaaattacttttacgatTTTACACGGTTGTCTAAAATATTGTTAAAACTTTACACTGCAATGAGCGAGCCATATATATATACCTATTTTGTGTACGTTTGTAAACTGTATTTGAAAGCaaatcgggtcaaatataatacgttttcattcgatGGTGATGTAATTTTTATAAGCaaagagtcgggtcaaatatacagTATAGATACGAGTTACCTTAACTTtcgacgccgccgcaacgcgcggcgggtcaAAATCCTAGTTATTATAAAAAAGTAGTCGTTGACCATTGCGACACCAATAATTTCTCCTAATTTCACCTCAAATTTCTCCCTAGTCAGCGACATAATTGAGCAGAATTATCATATGCGACGTTACAGTTAGCTAGAATGACGATGTCGGCCTAAATTAATTACGAATTACATATTGCTTGGAGTTAGAatttaacctcttttattttAAATTTGGTTTTTCTATTAAGCATTgcaataaatataatttttgttttgtttatttgggCCTAATATAGTAATACACATGtactatataatttttttttaaaatattgagGCCCTATTTTTTGGAGGCCCTAGACCGTTGCCTAGATTTGAAAGCATCTAGGTCCGGCCCTGCGATTAGCACAATCCAAAACTAACTGAATTATCAATATTTGTAATCTTaattattcttattattaaaatTCGATGGAAATTACAGAATTTGTTTGGAAAATTATTGTATTTATTAATAATAACTAGATTAGAAACTCGTGTATTACACACGTTAAATATCACGTTAAATATCAAGTTACTAACCAGTAACGTAATATATTATGTTTTAACCTATTGTTTTTTAATCAACTTTCTTAAATTAAAAATTAGAAGACAAAGGGTTAAATATCAGAGCGAGAACATGAATCTTAAACTCACGTAATTGTAACGCGTGATACAATTAATTACTTAATTATTAAATATAAATCTTCAAGCACAAAATTATTctatacaataacaaaatgaatTGTGAATCGTGATATTCATTACTTAATCTATGTTATAATAtcatttatgtatttttttactttaaattaattaatttacaTTTCTGATCTTAAACTTTAGTAGAGTTATTATAGGACTCTCGCACTCTAATAATTCATATTTTACACGATTTATATTTGTAGGTCAGTCATATTGACGGATTGGTGCTCTTTTGATATGATGTAAGTTTGGGTTATTTTGCGCCTTGCCTTTTTTTGGGCTGGagttgtttgtttgtgttttatgaAAATAACCGTTTAAAAAACATATATTACTAGTGCACTCCCTATTGCTTTCGGTTATTTtagttattattgttattttaaAGAATTCCATGTGGCTCATATATAATATGTAACATACGAAAGTTATCCTTCTATACTCCTCATATAACATGTAGCATATGAACGATGAGCTTTTATAGAACCACTATAACGACTTATTTGAAAAGGGGCACATTCACTGAAAAATGAATAGGGGTAAGTCGATTAGCCAAGGCCGTTCCAACGTTTCTGGAGGCCCTAAGAAACTACAATGGCGTGGGTCCTTTGAATTGGTATAAAGAAAACATCGGAAGTCTCAATCGCAAGCACAATTCATAACTCAAAGATTCAAGGTAACAATTAGGATTTTAGGGAAAACAGTGATTTCTCCCAAATGATTTCTCCTAATTTCACAGCAAATTATATATAGATATTATTATAAAAAAGTAGTCGTTGACCATTGCGACAATTATAATCTCTCCTAATTTAACCTCAAATTTCTCCCAAGTCAGCGACATAATTGAGCGGAATTATCATATGTGACGTTACAGTTAGCTAGAATGACGATGTCGGCCTAAATTAATTACGAATTACATATTGCTTGGAGTTAGAATTTGGCCTCTTTTATTTTAAATTCGGTTTTTCTATTGAGCACTGCAACAAATATAATTTTTGTTTTGTTCATTTGGGCCTAATTAGTAATACACATATActatctaattttttttaaatattgagACCCTATTTTCTGGAGGCCTTAGACCGTTCTAGGTCCGGCCTTGCGATTAGCACAATCCAAAACTATCTGAATTATCAATATTTGTAATCTaattattcttattattaaaatTCGATGGAAATTACAGAACTTGTTTGGAAAGTTATTGTATTTATTGATAATAACTAGATTAGAAACTTGTGTATTACACGCGTTAAATATCTCGTTAAATATCTTACATAAGTTACTAACCAGTAACGTAATATATTATGTTTTAACATATTGTTTTTTAATCAACTTTCTTAAATTAAAAATTAGAAGACAAAGGGTTAAAAATCAGAGTGAGAACAAGAATCTTGAACTCACGTAATTGTAACGCGTGACACAATTAATTacttaattataaaatataaaatttcaaacaaaaaattattctatacaataacaaaatgaatTGTGAATACTGATATTCGTTACTTAATCTATGTTATAATATCATTTatgttttttttgaacggccaacaaactcaatcccgagcactctcggggcacccactggacaaacggagtactccgagagtaacccgagtccaccaccaattccggggaaaacccggtaacccacccgcccgtaggcacgacagtgaaattaccggtaaaacccgtttggctcaaggatccaacccatgTATTTTTTactttaaattaattaatttacaTTTCTAATCATAAACCTTAGTAGAGTTATTACAGGACTCCCGAACTCTAATAATtcattttttaaatgatttacgcTTATACCTCTGATCTTTAATAGATTTATCATACGAAAGTTTAATAGTAATTATTTTTCTATAAATGATTTACGTTTCGACCCCATAACTTTAATAGAGTTATCAACTGGTCCttaaagtttttaaaaaaatgtattttttttttgttttatataaatatttgttCTTTTATCGTTTTTATAAGTTTAATTCTTTTGTTATTTAACTTATTATAAGTAAAAAACTAACTTTTAACTCTAAACATTTTTACTTAATTGTGTTGCTTGCCAATTTTTACCATCATTTAGAATAAAGTCTACATGGTCTATATTAACTCTTCAACATAAAGATAGCAAATTTAATTGGTTTTCAAACTTAATCCTTGAACCGCTGCGTTACAAAGGAAAAAAAAtgcatataattaaaaaaatattcaaTATTATATATTTCCGCGTTATCGATTGTCAAAAGTTAGAATGGCCATAATTTGTAATGGTTTGGTCAAACAGGTTGTTTCTTCATTATATACAAGTCTTGTTAACTAGTATAGTTAGATAGTGTGTAAGGTGCATTTTGAAAAGGAACAAAAATATTTGGAATCTTaattattcttattattaaatTTCGATAGAAATGACAGAATTTGCATGTTTGGAAAGTTTTTGGAAAATTATGTTTTAAACTATTGTTTTTTAAGAAAATATACAAGTTATTTCCGCATTGTGTGTTGGTAAACGACATCTGACCACATCCAATGTCAAAAGTTAGAATGATAATTAATTTTCTGGTTGAAAAGACTTATTCTCTTTGAATGAAGATGTTTATCTAGGAGAGGTTGAACCTCATGGAGTATGTTTGTAGAGTTTTCAGGGGTCTTGCCACTAGGCCATATTGTAATGGTTTGGTCAAACCGGTTGTTTCTTCATTCTATATAAATAGGTCTATGTATTGCCATAAACTCACCAAAACATAAAACATGATGAGCTCTCGACTAACTTGTTCAGTGTTCCTCTTAGTTCTCTCTCTTTCCTTTTGTGTTTCATTTGGAGCATCACCCTACATTTCCGAAGATTTCATAACCTGTCTTCAATCCAAAACCAACAATGTCACCACCTTTTCTCAACTCATCTTCACCCCGGTTAACTCTACTTACTTACCGGTTTGGCAAGCTGCAGCCGACAGCATTCGGTTCGACAACCCCAACATTCGTAAACCCTCAGTCATTGTTACTCCCACCATCGAAACGCAGATCCAAGCTGCTCTTTTCTGCGCCAAGAAACACGGGTACGAAATGCGGATCCGGGATGGGGGGCATGACTTCGAGGGCCTCTCTTACACCGCGGATGTTCCGTTTGTCATGCTTGATCTCGTCAACATGAGGGCTATAGACGTCAACGTTGCAAACAGGACTGCATGGGTCCAGGGTGGCGCTTTGCTTGGTGAACTCTACTACACTATTTCTCAGAAAACCGACACCTTGTATTTTCCGGCTGGTATTTGGGCTGGCGTGGGTGTTAGCGGGTTCTTGAGCGGTGGTGGGTATGGAAACCTGTTGAGGAAATACGGGCTCGGTGCTGATAATGTTTTGGATGTTCGTTTCATGGATGTCAATGGAAATATTCTTGATAGAAAATCGATGGGCGAAGATTTGTTTTGGGCGATTCGTGGCGGTGGTGCTTCCAGTTTTGGAATTGTTCTTGCATGGAAGCTGAGGTTGGTTCCAGTCCCGGAAAGAGTTACTCTTTTCACGGTGAATATAACTCTGGAGCAAGGTGTAACGGATATATTCTATAAATATCAATACGTGTTACCAAAATTTAATCGTGATTTACAAATGAGAGTTCAACTTAACACAGAAAATGTAGGCAACACCGCCAAGAAAACCGTTCGAATGTTGTTTAATGGTATTTATCAGGGTCGTATCGACACACTGCTTCCATTGTTGGACCAAAGTTTCCCAGAGCTCAACGTGACACGAGAAATTTGCGAAGAAGTACGAATGGTCCAGACCACCCTTCAGTTTGGAGGCTTTACCACCTCAACCCCAACCGAGGTTCTTGCGAACCGATCAGCCATCCCCAAGGTGAGCTACAAAGGAAAATCAGACTATGTGCGGACTCCGATCCCCAAAAGCGGGCTCAGAAAACTCTGGAGAAAGATGTTTGAAAACGACAACTCACAGACTCTCTTCATGTACACTTTTGGTGGGAAGATGGAGGAGTACTCAGATACAGCACTTCCGTATCCGCATAGAGCTGGGGTGTTGTACCAGGTGTTCAAGAGGGTGGACTTTATGGATCAGCCTTCGGACAAGACTGCGATATCGCGCAGACGGGTAGCATGGCTCCGAAGCTTTGACAAGAGTTTGGGACCGTACGTATCCAAGAACCCGAGGGAGGCGTATTCGAACTACAATGATCTTGATTTGGGCGTTGGAAGTGCTACTTATGAAGAAGCAAGTGTTTGGGGAGAGCGGTACTGGAAAAAAGAGAATTTTAAGAAGTTGATTCAAATCAAGGCTAAAGTTGATCCTCATAATTTCTTTAAACACCCACAAAGTATACCAGTTTTCTCTACACCTCTCTAAGACATGTAGAAGAAAGTTCAGTTTCACTTGAGCTTTTgctatttttttcatttaaatGTAATAAACTGGTAATAATCAGAACTTAAACTTGTTTCTATCAATGTCTTTTACTTTTGAAGCCTTATTATATACCAATAACTGAAACTAAGTTTTTATCTCCCTtgatttaacaaaataaaatgtGAGATCCTGAAATTGGCTTGTACAGATAATGTGTTTTTCAAACTTATTTTTAAAAatgagttaattgcccggatggtccctgtggttttatgttttttcacgtttagtccccactttttggaaatagcaggtatgctccctacggtttgtcattttgttactcggatagtcccctgattAAATAttaggggactatccgagtaacaaaatgacaaaccatagggagcatacctgctatttccaaactaactgacatctactcagggactacctgagtaacaaaataacaaaccatagggagcatacctgctattttcaaaaggtggggactaaacgtgaaaaaacgttaaaccacagggaccatccgggcaattaactctttaaaAATTGAGTCTTGGCTATTTGTAAATATAGCTGTGCTTTTTAACCGAAAACCAAAACCCAACCTGAAATAACCTGTATCCGAACCCAAACTAGAGCTAACACGAAGGACTCGTACCCAAAATAACCCATACCCAAACCCGAATCACAAAAAACAGATTGGTCATCGGATATTGGAGCGGTCTATTCGGATAACCCGAAAAACCCGTAGTAAATACTTGTTAATCCCAATATTTTTAAGGTAATACATTAACCTGCGATTCAATAGAGTAATATACCAGCGACGCGCTGACATGCACCGTTCAATTGCCCACACAAATCACAAGTAGATCAAGTTCAGCTTTGAATATCCAACCCAAATTCAGAAGTGTATAACAGATAATGTCGTCACCGTCGGGGGTTATGGCCTGTCGGCGATGGCTTAAGCTGGCCCGTGATCACAAGGCGTCCGCAATGGCCTCGTAGGCCCGTTGCCAACACAGACAACATCCTCAAATGTCCATTTCTCCGTTTCTTCGATTCAGGTCCCCTTAGCTCCATTTCAAAACCCCGTTAAGCTTCCAAATTGCACCTTAAACCTATCAAAgcctgcaaaacacaaaccatTTCAAAGTAGTGCATTGAAGAACTCAAATTAATATTAAAACACTATAAAGAAGCAACATGTTTATGCATATATGTATTTTAATCTTGGCTTTGGGatttttttcaaagaaaaaatggttaggcatatggttgttgtaaccttgactttaggggtttttcaaaaaaaaaaaaaaaaaatttgtttacttttcacccaaaagtatttcataaattacttttaacccaaaaatatttgtttttttttttacttttaacccaaaatttttatcttttgtaatctattttcacaactttttttactttcaactttggtcctttatagttttcattttccgcaagtTTTTCGCTTTATACTTCGTTCTAAATTTCGTGACTTAACAAATCGCAACGTGCGtatttggtttaacgtttttacgtatcgttctaaattttgcgagttaacaccacgcaacgtgcgtgtgtgggtgaacgtttttacatcgtctatcttTTTCCCATTTGACATGTTCAAACATAATgtgcgggtcctaaatcgacttattATAAATAAAGAATCCTCGCCGCATTCGGGTCCAATAAGGCTGTAAAGGATGAGTTAGATAAATTCTTTAAATctgattttgttttatttattaagtaATATTAAAGAAATGAGTAAAAAGtctaaaatacccttgggtgactgatgactgtcgtaagggtcaatcaaaaacctaaataaactacgtagatagcgtaagtagggtatcgtatccacggggaatttgtggcTAATGTCGCGTTTATATCTAAAAACTAAATTAATTAAATTGGGGGTTTGATGAATTTGATTGTAAAAACTAAGGAACTAATTAATAAAGTTGTAATCAATATAAGAAAGAATAACCTCTACCCGGAATCCCAATTATCCATTtacacaaaaacttttttaccgattcaaaacaccacatagacatggcctcggaattaatgaatttgattagttAATAGGGATCGTTTCTAAGATTCACCATGCAACCTAATAAGCCGTTTGATTGTATCAACTACCCACcgatttaccaacccgctaacaatgcaagaaagttgccaatacgcttaataaaaAACACGTAATTCAAACACAAGAAACGTTTACCAATAAtccaacacaagtggtcaagctgtaccagttacACGAATCCGTAAACaaagttcaatgcaaaacaaAGCAAAAGTTCATCCGGGTAGAAGTTACGACGAGTTTAGCCGCCCAATCATAGCTACAACAATCTTCGGGAATTGACTGGAAATGAAAGAATGCTTTAAGAGATGAGAAAATACGTTTAAAATCGCCCCTGGTCGTCTCTGGTTTGCAAAACAGTAGCTAGGGATGAGAATTCCCCTTTTTCACACAAAATTAGGCTGTTTAAATATTTTTTGCGTAATCACTCTCTCCCGCACGTCGCGGGAGAGTCTCACACCTCTCTCACGTGTCGCGTGAACAAACCAAACCGACTCAACTGAGTCATTGTTGTGCGTCGCGACATCTGCAGCTATACCCCCCGCGTGGCGCGGGGGCTTCCCTCCTGGACTTTTCTGGTTACGACTACCAGCTTCTCTTGACCATTCCAATTTTCCAATCTATTCGACCATTTTATCCTCATTTAAAAGCTTTTTATCCTGAAACATCCAACACTAAATAAGCACAAATATCGACAGGAATAATCACCTTTAAACATGTAAAACCAACTCAAAACTATATAAAATGTGACGTGTTTGCACCCGCACATCAGTGACTAGATTTAACTAAGTTAGCACCAAAGGACACAACCtacaagattttgaaacataaagtacaaaattCGTCAATACTGAAGTCAAAGGACACTGCCTGAAATTTGGTAtatagataaaaaaaataaaacttgcCATTTACTCTAAAACCAAAAAGCACAAAATCATGCTCACCTCCGGATAGAGGGTCGGCTTGAAGATCAATCAAATTCATATCATGATTCCTATGTCTCCATCTCTTCAAGTTGACGAGCTTGGCCATATTCGACGCTAATCTTGCCTCGTCTTCCTTGAATATAGTCACCATTGCGGTTGTTAATTTTTCCCTCTATTGTTCCTCCCGGGTGGGTGATGGGGAGTGTGAAACACAAGCCTTAAGTGTATTAGATTGTGTGATTTAATGTGTTTATGCGATTATATCTTTCGAATGTGATAACTACGAGCTTTTGTGGTTTTACAGGTTAATCATCATAATTCGGAGGAATTAAAGTGCATGGAAGCGAAGAGGAACAAGCAAGCATGTTTACCAAGAGAAATCATATCATTCGGGACTTGTTCGGGGCCGAAATATAGCTTGGATTCATGAGAAATGCGAATTATTAAAGTCCAAGGGGCTTTGGTAACTAAATGAAAGTTAATTATAGTGGAAATGTTGAAGGGATGAAGAATCATGAAGTACAGGGGTTGAAAATGACAATAGTTGAAAGATTGTTTGGCTGGGTTAAGGATTTGTGAAATCCCGCCTCCACCTACGGTTCATGAACCTCCACCTACGGTTGGTGGATTATGTTTTGACATTGGGATTTCAACATAGTAAGTGTGACGCATCACTGTTCACTCTTCACAGCGGACATGACACCGCCTACCTGCTCCTCTATGTTGACGACATTCTTCTCATCACATCCTCGGATCATCTATGACAGCAGCTCATGGCTAAACTTGCGGCAGAATTCGCCATGAAAGATCTTGGTCCCCTGAGTTTCTTCTTGGGCATCTCAGTTACCCGACACAAGTCCTCTATGTTCTTATCACAACAGTCGTACGCCACTCACATCATCGCTCGTGCAGGCATGCAATCCTG
The Helianthus annuus cultivar XRQ/B chromosome 6, HanXRQr2.0-SUNRISE, whole genome shotgun sequence genome window above contains:
- the LOC110908082 gene encoding berberine bridge enzyme-like 26; translation: MMSSRLTCSVFLLVLSLSFCVSFGASPYISEDFITCLQSKTNNVTTFSQLIFTPVNSTYLPVWQAAADSIRFDNPNIRKPSVIVTPTIETQIQAALFCAKKHGYEMRIRDGGHDFEGLSYTADVPFVMLDLVNMRAIDVNVANRTAWVQGGALLGELYYTISQKTDTLYFPAGIWAGVGVSGFLSGGGYGNLLRKYGLGADNVLDVRFMDVNGNILDRKSMGEDLFWAIRGGGASSFGIVLAWKLRLVPVPERVTLFTVNITLEQGVTDIFYKYQYVLPKFNRDLQMRVQLNTENVGNTAKKTVRMLFNGIYQGRIDTLLPLLDQSFPELNVTREICEEVRMVQTTLQFGGFTTSTPTEVLANRSAIPKVSYKGKSDYVRTPIPKSGLRKLWRKMFENDNSQTLFMYTFGGKMEEYSDTALPYPHRAGVLYQVFKRVDFMDQPSDKTAISRRRVAWLRSFDKSLGPYVSKNPREAYSNYNDLDLGVGSATYEEASVWGERYWKKENFKKLIQIKAKVDPHNFFKHPQSIPVFSTPL